From Candidatus Woesearchaeota archaeon, a single genomic window includes:
- a CDS encoding DEAD/DEAH box helicase, which produces MKLTELKKEIPKNIYEILENKKFEELRPSQTKAIKQGLFKEKNQLICTPTASGKTLVAEMSFLNTILNKKQKAVYIVPLRALATEKYYSFKETYTEIKTGLSTGELDSEDTALGNNDLIIVTSEKFDSLLRHKTPWIKKLGTIIIDEIHLLNDPNRGPTLEIVIAILKKELPKAQIIGLSATIGNPEQLAQWLNAELIKDTWRPVKLKKGVYLEGEIHFKE; this is translated from the coding sequence ATGAAACTCACAGAACTAAAAAAAGAAATACCAAAAAATATCTACGAAATACTAGAAAACAAAAAATTTGAAGAACTAAGACCAAGCCAAACAAAAGCAATAAAACAAGGATTATTTAAAGAAAAAAACCAATTAATATGCACGCCAACAGCATCAGGAAAAACACTCGTCGCAGAAATGTCATTCTTAAACACAATACTAAATAAAAAACAAAAAGCAGTATATATAGTACCTCTAAGAGCACTAGCAACAGAAAAATATTATTCATTTAAAGAAACATACACAGAAATAAAAACAGGACTAAGCACAGGAGAACTAGACTCAGAAGACACAGCACTAGGAAACAACGATTTAATAATCGTAACAAGCGAAAAATTTGACTCATTACTAAGACACAAAACACCCTGGATAAAAAAACTAGGAACAATAATAATAGACGAAATACACTTATTAAATGACCCTAACAGAGGACCAACACTAGAAATAGTGATAGCAATACTAAAAAAAGAACTACCAAAAGCACAAATAATAGGACTATCCGCAACAATAGGAAACCCAGAACAACTAGCACAATGGCTAAACGCAGAACTAATAAAAGACACATGGAGACCAGTCAAACTCAAAAAAGGAGTATATCTCGAAGGGGAAATACACTTCAAAGAATAA
- the argS gene encoding arginine--tRNA ligase: MNFKEELAQIISKELNIDKTQILELIETPKNQEQGDYALPCFFLSKTQKKPPQKIAEELTKINKEWFTTQNEGSYLNFKIKIEILAKNTLEKINEPYILERQEKTNIGIESPSPNSNKPLHLGHVRNMLLGLSLKNIYEKTGKKVTWFDIVNDKGTHICKSMLAYQKQGNNKTPEQENKKPDHFVGEYYVKFSELLKQKPELEQEAQKMLQKWEQKNPETIKLWKQMREWWLQGTKKTYEEYGIKIDSQTYESDIYEEGKKIVLEGLKQGIFKKDETNAIYIDLEKEGLGKKYLLRSDGTTIYITQDIYLAKKRFTEHKLEEFRYIVGSEQIYHFKTLFEIFKKLNYDFWNKCIHIAYGMIYLPSGRMKSREGTIIDADDFKKELEELAEKELQKRYLEITKEELQKRKKIIATGAINFFILKYDSLKDFTYYPEKSLNFQGESGPYVQYAHARICSILRKEQPKKTLDYSKLELELEKQILNKLRKYEETIHNASKNNKPSIITTYLLELAQLLNSYYHETPILKEEEQTKNARLHLINKTRIILKDGLALLGITAPEEM, translated from the coding sequence AAGGCGATTACGCACTACCTTGCTTTTTCTTATCAAAAACACAAAAAAAACCACCTCAAAAAATAGCAGAAGAACTAACAAAAATAAACAAAGAATGGTTCACAACACAAAACGAAGGATCTTACTTGAATTTTAAAATAAAAATAGAAATACTAGCAAAAAATACTTTAGAAAAAATAAATGAACCTTACATATTAGAAAGACAAGAAAAAACAAACATAGGAATAGAATCACCATCACCAAATTCAAACAAACCACTACACCTAGGACACGTAAGAAACATGCTACTAGGACTAAGTCTAAAAAACATATATGAAAAAACAGGAAAAAAAGTCACGTGGTTTGACATAGTAAATGACAAAGGAACACACATCTGCAAATCAATGCTAGCGTATCAAAAACAAGGAAATAACAAAACGCCTGAACAAGAAAACAAAAAACCAGACCACTTCGTAGGAGAATACTACGTAAAATTCTCAGAACTACTAAAACAAAAACCAGAACTAGAACAAGAAGCACAAAAAATGCTACAAAAATGGGAACAAAAAAATCCAGAAACAATAAAATTATGGAAACAAATGAGAGAATGGTGGCTACAAGGAACAAAAAAAACATACGAAGAATACGGAATAAAAATAGACTCACAAACATATGAAAGCGACATATACGAAGAAGGAAAAAAAATAGTGCTAGAAGGACTGAAACAAGGAATATTCAAAAAAGACGAAACAAACGCGATATACATAGACTTAGAAAAAGAAGGGCTAGGCAAAAAATATTTACTAAGATCAGATGGAACTACTATTTACATAACACAAGATATATATTTAGCAAAAAAAAGATTCACAGAACACAAATTAGAAGAATTTAGATACATAGTGGGAAGCGAACAAATATATCATTTTAAAACACTATTTGAAATATTTAAAAAACTAAATTATGATTTCTGGAACAAATGCATACACATAGCTTACGGAATGATATATTTACCAAGCGGAAGAATGAAATCAAGAGAAGGAACAATAATAGATGCTGACGACTTCAAAAAAGAATTAGAAGAACTAGCAGAAAAAGAACTACAAAAAAGATATCTTGAAATAACAAAAGAAGAATTACAAAAAAGAAAAAAAATAATCGCAACAGGAGCAATCAATTTCTTCATACTAAAATACGATTCATTAAAAGATTTTACTTATTACCCAGAAAAATCATTAAATTTCCAAGGAGAATCAGGACCATACGTGCAATACGCACACGCAAGAATTTGCTCCATACTAAGAAAAGAACAACCAAAAAAAACCCTTGATTATTCAAAATTAGAACTAGAACTAGAAAAACAAATACTAAACAAACTAAGAAAATACGAAGAAACAATACACAACGCATCAAAAAATAATAAGCCATCAATAATAACAACATATTTACTAGAACTAGCACAACTTTTGAATTCGTATTATCACGAAACACCAATACTAAAAGAAGAAGAACAAACAAAAAACGCAAGACTACACCTAATAAACAAAACAAGAATAATATTAAAAGATGGCTTAGCACTACTAGGAATAACAGCACCAGAGGAAATGTGA